In Trifolium pratense cultivar HEN17-A07 linkage group LG7, ARS_RC_1.1, whole genome shotgun sequence, a genomic segment contains:
- the LOC123894239 gene encoding uncharacterized protein LOC123894239 yields the protein MRRIMGYVMNHRWKRWKRNHRIWGAIAIFICCMCLILFTPAIPRSPNQHQFADVRNLLGVPNTLNVMTNFPFLVVGVLGFVFALDGGFFNISSQGEVWGWVVFYGGMIGVAFGSTYYHLKPDNHRVIWDTLPMMVAFSSLLSCLIFERFGQRTGSSSMFALLVSSILCVLHERIYNDTRFCMMFQLILPLAIPAIAFMYRSKYTHSGYWFLSTGIYLLAKIEGAGDRRIYRVNHYFITGHSLEHLCLALIPFLLSIMLIYRELKFQRLVDLKDRP from the exons ATGAGGAGAATTATGGGTTATGTGATGAATCATCGTTGGAAAAGATGGAAGAGAAATCATCGCATATGGGGTGCAATTGCAATATTTATATGTTGCATGTGCTTAATCTTGTTCACTCCTGCAATCCCTCGTTCTCCTAATCAACACCAATTTGCTGATGTGCGCAATCTTCTTG GAGTACCAAATACATTGAACGTGATGACAAATTTCCCATTTTTAGTTGTGGGTGTTTTGGGCTTTGTTTTTGCCTTGGATGGAGGTTTCTTCAACATAAG TTCTCAAGGAGAGGTATGGGGTTGGGTAGTATTCTATGGTGGGATGATAGGGGTGGCTTTTGGCTCTACTTATTACCATTTGAAACCTGATAATCACCGCGTGATTTGGGACACTTTACCG ATGATGGTTGCCTTCTCCTCGCTTttgtcttgtttgatttttgagAGATTCGGCCAAAGGACTGGTTCATCTTCTATGTTTGCACTCTTAGTTTCTTCCATTCTTTGTGTACTTCATGAACG AATTTATAATGATACCCGGTTCTGCATGATGTTCCAGCTGATTCTGCCTCTAGCTATTCCGGCAATAGCATTTATGTACCGCTCCAAATATACTCACTCAGGATACTGGTTTTTGTCTACAG GGATTTATCTGCTAGCAAAAATTGAAGGTGCTGGTGACAGGAGAATCTACCGTGTAAATCACTACTTTATCACCGGGCATTCATTGGAACACTTGTGTTTAGCATTGATTCCGTTTTTACTAAGCATAATGCTCATCTACAGGGAACTCAAGTTTCAAAG GTTAGTTGATCTTAAAGATCGGCCGTGA